From the Elusimicrobiota bacterium genome, the window GCCTCTTCCACTTCGGAATTCATGCTGCTGCTTGAAACAGTCGCCGACCCCGCTGAATTGGATATGAAAATAAAGGAAAAGTTCGACATTTTCCAGATGGCCGGGCGCGATTCCACCGGTACCGTGGTATTCAGTTCCTATTACGAACCGACCCTTGAGGCCGGCCTGAAGCCGACTGAAGAATACAAATATCCTATTTACGCCAAACCGGACGACCTTATTTTCATTAACCTGGAAGATTTTAATGACAAATTTAAAGGCGAAAAACTTACCGGCCGTCTCAGCAAGGACAGTCTGATACCTTATCTTACACGCGAAGAAATAGACTTCGGCGGGGCGCTGGACGGAAAGGGTCTTGAACTGGCCTGGTTCAAGAACCGCGCCGACGTTCTGGACCTGCAGACAGAGGGCTCCGGGCGCCTGCAGCTGCCGGACGGCAGTATAATCAAAGCGAAGTTCGCCGCCACCAACAGCCTTAAATTCAAGGGCTGGCTGACCGCCATGGTAGAGGCCGGCGCGCTTCCAAGGGAAGGGATCAGCGCTGAAAAAGGTCTGCAGTACCTTAATGAACATCCCGACCAGGTCAGGCCCATACTGAGCATGAACAGGCGCTATGTGTTCTTTAAGCTGGAACAGCCTGCCGACCCCGAGGAGGGTCCGGCAGGCACTTACGGCCTTCCGCTTACCGGCTGGCGCTCCGTGGCCGTGGATAATTCGCTTATACCTATGGGGACCCTGGCTTTTATGCGCGTGGACACCCCCGATGTGGACCAGGAAGGCAATATACTGGGCAGAAAAACGGATTCCCGTTTTGTTTTCTGCCAGGACACCGGCGGCGCTATAAAAGGCCCGGGCCGGGTGGACTTCTACGCCGGCAACGGCAAGAAAGCCCACACCTTCGCCTTTAAACTCTGGGACCAGGGAGCCCTTTACCTGCTGGTGCTGAAAGAAGCCATAAGCCAGACGACATATGCAGAATAAATGCCAAAGGCAGGACGACTGCCATAAGCCAGAGGCCATAAGCCATAAGCTTATAAGGAATTCCTTGAAAAGCGTATGGCGTACGGCATATGGCGTACGGCATTTAGCCATCTTTCTCTTTCTTGCCTATGGCTTATGGCTTACAGCCTATGGCGTCGCCGCTGCGGCGACTTTCACCCTCACCGGCCTTGATGTGCTTGAACGGGACGGATTCACACAGCTGGCGGGCAAGCGCATCGGCCTTATCACCAACCATTCCTCGGTTGACAAAGACGGCAATAACGCCATTGACGTTCTGCACAAAGCGCCGGGAGTGACGCTGGCGGCTATTTTCTCGCCTGAGCACGGATGGCGCGGCACCGAGGAAGGCGGGGTGCTTATAGCCAATTCCTCCGACCCGGTTACCGGCGTGCCGGTTTACAGTCTTTACGGCAAAAACAAGCAGCGCCCCTCCGCGGAAATGCTGAAGGGTCTGGATATACTGGTCTTTGACATACAGGATATAGGCGCGCGGTTTTACACCTACCTCACCACCATGGGCTACGCCATGGAGGAAGCTTCTAAAGCGGGACTGGAATTTATGGTGCTGGACCGCCCGAACCCCATAGGCGGCGCGGTGGAGGGACCGGTGCTTGAGCCCGGCATAAGCGCTTTTACAGCCTACTTCCCTGTGACGACGCGCCACGGATTCACCGCCGGGGAGATGGCCCTTTTTCATAAGGATAATAAGAAACTGGACCTGAAATTAAGCGTGATAAAAATGGAAAACTGGACACGGGATATGTTTTTTGATGCTACCGGCGTGATTTGGACAAATCCCTCCCCCAACATAAGAAGCGCGGACGCGGAGGTGCTTTATCCCGGGCTTGGCTGTTTTGAGGCCTCAAATATATCCGTCGGGCGCGGCACAAATACGCCCTTTTTGTGGTTCGGGGCTCCCTGGATGAAAGCTGAAAAGATAACCGAAAAACTTTCAAAAGCGGGACTTAAGGGAATAAAGTTCAGCTATAAGGCGCTTACGCCGGAAAAAGATATTTACGAAGGAAAGCTCTGCCCGGGCACGGCCGTTGAAGTGACCGACAAGGCCGTGGTAAAAGCGCTGGATGTTTTTGTCTGGGCCGCCTATTACCTGCGCAAATACAACGGCCCGGATTTCAGGCTTGAACGGGAAGAAATAAGGAAAATGACCGGCACGGACGACTTTTACCGCCTGCTTAAAGCCGGTGAAAAACCGAAAAAAATAATAGCCGCATTTAAAAACACCAGGGCCTCCTTCCTGACACAGCGGACAAAATATCTGCTGTATCAGTGACAGCGAATGGCGAATAGCGATTGAAAAAAACTTGTGACTTGCACCCTGTGACCTGCAACTTGTTTGACTTGTGACACGTAATTTGTGTTTAATCTAAATAATGGGCAATAGGATACTTGTTGTAGATGACGACCCGGAAATTTCAAGCCTGGTGCAATACACGCTTGAAACGCTTGGCCATCAGGTAAAGTTGTGCGATAATGGCCGCGAGGTGATGGATACTTTGCGTTCTTATAAACCGGAACTTTTAGTACTGGATGTTATGCTGCCTGGCGTAGACGGTTATTCGCTGGCCACACAAATTTCGGAAGACGCCGAACTGAGCAAACTGCCCATTGTAGTACTTTCCGCCCTTGAACCCTCAAGAACCATGTTCCAGCGCTTCTCGCAGGTTGCGGCCTTTCTTACAAAGCCTTTCAACACCGACGACCTGATGGAAGCGGTAAAGAACGGCCTGGCAAAGAAAGATTGAACGGGCACACTTCCTGACATATATCGCAGCCGTAAGCAAAACCGCCGCTGTTTAACGCGGCCTCGGAAGATATTTTCTCTTTCGCCTGCGTTGTGAGGTAGGAAACACATTTTGAAGCCGAAAGCCGTCCGTCTTTTAAAGCCCCCCGCGGGCAAGCTTTAACGCATAGATCACAATCTCCGCAGCCGGTAAGCAGCGGGGCGCCGGGTTTTAATTCAAGGTTAAGCGCCAAACCGCCCACCACAAAGTAACTACCGATTTCCGGGTTTATCAAAAGCGTGTTTTTTCCCCTGAAACCAAGTCCGGCCAGCCGCCCCAGTTCCTTTTCAAGCACGGGGGAAGTATCCACAAAGGCCCGTCCCTCGGCGTGAGGGAAGGCCGGCTTTAGGCCTTCTAAAATTTTTAAAAGTTTTTCTTTTATCCGCGCATGATAATCCGGACTCAGCGCGTAGCGGGCTATTTTTTTATTTCCGGCTTCAAAAAAAACCGGCTGCTTAATTTGCCTGCCAGAGCGTTTAAAAAAAGCAGTCGGTGCGCCCGCGCCGGCAAGAGTTTTTTCATAATCCCGGCCGGCATCCCAATAACTGAAAGCGCATATGAGCGCTGAACGCGCTCCGGCAAACCAGTTTCCGATATCGGACCTTTTTTTGGGATTTCGCGCAAGGTAACCGAGTGAGGGAGGCAAATCTTTCAAGGCGCTCAAAAACCGGTCATACTCGGCCAGCGGCCCCGCAGGCGCCAGTCCCCAGGCCGAAACGCCGTTTTCAAGCGCAAGTTTTTTAATGAGTTCTTCCGGTAGCATAACAGCAGGGAATAGCGGAGAGGGGATAGGGAAGTGACTCTGGCCTGTCGCGGGCCTTTGGCGTCGTCCGCGACTGAGCGTGCAGAAATAAGGAACTCCTTCCCTAACCCCTAGCCGCTAGCCCCTATACGCTTCCTTTACTCTCTTGAGGTTTTGGCTCTGCTTGAATATTCCCACGAGGAATACCGCGCCCAGAAATTGACAAAGAACACCTTAAGAAAATCGGCAAGGGCGGTTTCCCTGCCAAGCAGTTCGCGGGCGCTTACGGCGGAATCCAAAGGCACCTTGTTATTCAGGTTCACGCCTATGCCAAGCAGTATCCAGTTCGGAGTTTTTGCCACTGAAGCCGATTCGGTAAGTATGCCCGCTATTTTAAGCCACTTTTTTTTACGCGGATGGAAAGCGTACACATCGTTAGGCGGCTTTATGCGGGTTTTAAAGCTGTAAAGATCCCTCAAAGTCGAGCTTACCACCTCTCCTCCTAAAATGCTGAGGTCCGGCAGATACTTCAGCCCGATGGCGGGCTTGAGTATCAGTGTCATGTAAATCCCGCCCGGCCCCGATTCCCAAACCCTGCCCATGCGGCCCTTACCGAGTGTCTGGCTCCCGGCCAGCACCACAGTGTGCTCGCCGTTCCCCTCATGCGCCAGTTCCCGGGCCATGCTTTGCGTTGAGCCGGTTTCCTCCAGTCTCACCAACTGGCGCACTCCGCTCAGGTCCTCCAGCTTTATATCTTCGTCGAAAACAGTATGAGGCATATAAACTCCTTTTGGTACTGCTCAGGGAGACAGAATTCAGTAGCCAGAATTCAGAATAGCCTGCGAATAGGCTTCCAATCTATTCGCTGAAGTCCTCATTCTGACTCCTGAATTCTGACTTCTGACTACTGAGTAGTTACAACCTTTTTACTTCAAAAGAGATATCCAGCGTTCCGGCTGAGTTCGTAATACAGCCGGCGGAAATCCTGTCCGCCCCAAGCGCGGACAGGCGGCCTGCAGTTTTCAGGTCAACGCCGCCGGATATTTCTATTTCCGGCTTAGTTCCCTTAAAAGATCGCGCAAGAGCTATGGCCTTTTTCATATCCGGATAGCTCATATTATCCAGCATTATAATGTCGGCGCCCAGAGGCAAAAAAGCCTTAAATTGCGCGAGCCCCTGGGCCTCTATTTCAATTTTAACTCCACTGTATGTTTTCCGCAGAACCGAAATTTTCCGCCCTATAAGCCCCGCATCCCCCCCAAGCATGGCTATGTGGTTGTCTTTTATAAGGAAAGCGTCATAAAGTCCCATGCGGTGGTTGGCGCCGCCGCCGCATTTTACGGCGTATTTTTCAAGCGCGCGCAGCCCCGGCAGAGTTTTGCGGGTATCATAAATTTTTGTTTTTCCGCCTTTCAGGGCTTTAACGAACAGGCCGGTTTTTGTGGCCACCCCTGAAAGATGCTGCAGGAAATTAAGCGCCGTGCGCTCGGCGGTTAAAATAGCGCGGGAGCCCTCAACGGCCAGAAGCGCATCGCCCTTTTTGACGCGCGCTCCGTCTTTAATAAAAATTTTTACTTTTGAGCCGGGCGCGGCCAGTTCAAAAACCCTTTTTGCCACAGCAGCGCCGCAGATGATGCCTGAGGACTTGACCCGCATTTCCCCGTAAAAACGGACGCCTTTCGGAATAAAAGCCTCAGTAGTAATATCGCAGGGGCCGATATCTTCTTGCAAAGCTGCTTTAATTATAGGGTCAAATAGCTTCATACTGTGATTTAACATTCCCATATTTTGCCATATGCCGGAGGCCATAAGCCATAAGCTTATAAGGGACTCCCTAAAAAGCGTATGGCATAGGGCTTACAGCTTATGGCGGCTTTTTTTTATTCCCGCCATTTCACGGATTTCAAAAAGTCTGTCGCGCAGTTCCATGGCCAGCTCAAAATTAAGGTTATCGGCGGCGTCTTTCATCCGGCTTTCAATTTCAGAGGCCAGCGCCATCATGGACGTTTTGGGCATGTTGCCGCGCGGCAGGGGCTCAAGGACCGCCAAACCCTGGCGCTTTGCCTGTGTGCGCAGTTCGGCGAACTCCATACTCCTGCTTTTAATGCTTTCCGGCTTTATGCCGTGTTTTTCATTGTACTCCAGCTGCTTGGCGCGCCGCGCATCCATTATCGCCATGGCCCGCTCCATGGAACCGGTAATGCGGTCGGCGAAAAGCACCACCTCGCCGCAAAGGTTGCGCGCCGCGCGCCCGGATATCTGCACCAGAGTCGTTTCGCTTCGCAGAAAACCTTCATTATCGGCGTTAAGAATTGCCACCAAAGAAACTTCCGGGATATCCAGCCCTTCCCTGAGCAGGTTTATGCCCACAAGAGCGTCAAAAAGCCCTTTGCGGAAATCAGCCAGTATATCCAGGCGTTCCAGCGTATCCATGGAGGAATGTATATATTTTGCCTTCAGCCCTTTTTCACTTAAAAACTCGCTTAAATCTTCCGCCGTCTTCTTGGTAAGCGTGAGCGCAAGCACCCGCTCTTTTTTGGCGGCTCTCTTTTCTATCTCGTCGCTCAGGGTTTTTATCTGGCCCTTAAGCGGCAGCACCCGGACCACAGGGTCCACAAGGCCGGTGGGGCGTATTACCTGCTCCACGATATTTTCCTTTCCGCAGACTTTAAACTCATAAGGACCGGGCGTAGCGGATAAAAAAACCGTGGCCGGCCTTATGGCCTCGAATTCATCAAATTTCAAAGGACGGTTATCCAAAGCCGAGGGCAGGCGGAAACCGAAATCCACCAAAGTCTGCTTACGGGAGCGGTCGCCCTCATACATTCCGCGCACCTGAGGCGCGCTGACATGCGACTCGTCCATAAAAAGCAGAAAATCTTTCGGAAAATAATCGAACAGGCACTCGGGCCTGGCCCCCGGCGGACGGCCCGCCAGATGGCGCGAGTAAT encodes:
- a CDS encoding MltA domain-containing protein, giving the protein MQKVTLVIFASVLAGCATSGRKAPVTGACPPCPAVIVSTKAPEAAPMMLATPPNLPFFTDNDDRKSLLKAAALNMQYFEGLKGNVPDYAFGARKITPRELASSTSEFMLLLETVADPAELDMKIKEKFDIFQMAGRDSTGTVVFSSYYEPTLEAGLKPTEEYKYPIYAKPDDLIFINLEDFNDKFKGEKLTGRLSKDSLIPYLTREEIDFGGALDGKGLELAWFKNRADVLDLQTEGSGRLQLPDGSIIKAKFAATNSLKFKGWLTAMVEAGALPREGISAEKGLQYLNEHPDQVRPILSMNRRYVFFKLEQPADPEEGPAGTYGLPLTGWRSVAVDNSLIPMGTLAFMRVDTPDVDQEGNILGRKTDSRFVFCQDTGGAIKGPGRVDFYAGNGKKAHTFAFKLWDQGALYLLVLKEAISQTTYAE
- a CDS encoding DUF1343 domain-containing protein, whose translation is MQNKCQRQDDCHKPEAISHKLIRNSLKSVWRTAYGVRHLAIFLFLAYGLWLTAYGVAAAATFTLTGLDVLERDGFTQLAGKRIGLITNHSSVDKDGNNAIDVLHKAPGVTLAAIFSPEHGWRGTEEGGVLIANSSDPVTGVPVYSLYGKNKQRPSAEMLKGLDILVFDIQDIGARFYTYLTTMGYAMEEASKAGLEFMVLDRPNPIGGAVEGPVLEPGISAFTAYFPVTTRHGFTAGEMALFHKDNKKLDLKLSVIKMENWTRDMFFDATGVIWTNPSPNIRSADAEVLYPGLGCFEASNISVGRGTNTPFLWFGAPWMKAEKITEKLSKAGLKGIKFSYKALTPEKDIYEGKLCPGTAVEVTDKAVVKALDVFVWAAYYLRKYNGPDFRLEREEIRKMTGTDDFYRLLKAGEKPKKIIAAFKNTRASFLTQRTKYLLYQ
- a CDS encoding response regulator codes for the protein MGNRILVVDDDPEISSLVQYTLETLGHQVKLCDNGREVMDTLRSYKPELLVLDVMLPGVDGYSLATQISEDAELSKLPIVVLSALEPSRTMFQRFSQVAAFLTKPFNTDDLMEAVKNGLAKKD
- a CDS encoding DUF1730 domain-containing protein, which gives rise to MLPEELIKKLALENGVSAWGLAPAGPLAEYDRFLSALKDLPPSLGYLARNPKKRSDIGNWFAGARSALICAFSYWDAGRDYEKTLAGAGAPTAFFKRSGRQIKQPVFFEAGNKKIARYALSPDYHARIKEKLLKILEGLKPAFPHAEGRAFVDTSPVLEKELGRLAGLGFRGKNTLLINPEIGSYFVVGGLALNLELKPGAPLLTGCGDCDLCVKACPRGALKDGRLSASKCVSYLTTQAKEKISSEAALNSGGFAYGCDICQEVCPFNLSLPGRSLPLPSGRRC
- a CDS encoding biotin--[acetyl-CoA-carboxylase] ligase, producing MPHTVFDEDIKLEDLSGVRQLVRLEETGSTQSMARELAHEGNGEHTVVLAGSQTLGKGRMGRVWESGPGGIYMTLILKPAIGLKYLPDLSILGGEVVSSTLRDLYSFKTRIKPPNDVYAFHPRKKKWLKIAGILTESASVAKTPNWILLGIGVNLNNKVPLDSAVSARELLGRETALADFLKVFFVNFWARYSSWEYSSRAKTSRE
- the nadC gene encoding carboxylating nicotinate-nucleotide diphosphorylase, giving the protein MKLFDPIIKAALQEDIGPCDITTEAFIPKGVRFYGEMRVKSSGIICGAAVAKRVFELAAPGSKVKIFIKDGARVKKGDALLAVEGSRAILTAERTALNFLQHLSGVATKTGLFVKALKGGKTKIYDTRKTLPGLRALEKYAVKCGGGANHRMGLYDAFLIKDNHIAMLGGDAGLIGRKISVLRKTYSGVKIEIEAQGLAQFKAFLPLGADIIMLDNMSYPDMKKAIALARSFKGTKPEIEISGGVDLKTAGRLSALGADRISAGCITNSAGTLDISFEVKRL
- the uvrB gene encoding excinuclease ABC subunit UvrB, translated to MEGKFKLVAPFKPAGDQPAAIDALYAGILSGKANQTLLGVTGSGKTFTVASVIERLQRPVLIMSPNKVLAAQLYSEFKTFFPENAVEYFVSYYDYYQPEAYIPASDIYIEKDASINDHIDKLRLKATTSILSRRDTLVVASVSCIYSIGSPDNFSKFCLNIKKGAPADRRGLTRSLVAIQYERNETEFTRGAFRLKGAALDIFPADGDTAYRLTLGDKIEGLSEIDPLTGDTIKELEEVWIYPATHFVAGAGETAAAVKSIREELEIRLAALKKTGKLLEAERLSQRVGYDLEMIQQAGYCNGIENYSRHLAGRPPGARPECLFDYFPKDFLLFMDESHVSAPQVRGMYEGDRSRKQTLVDFGFRLPSALDNRPLKFDEFEAIRPATVFLSATPGPYEFKVCGKENIVEQVIRPTGLVDPVVRVLPLKGQIKTLSDEIEKRAAKKERVLALTLTKKTAEDLSEFLSEKGLKAKYIHSSMDTLERLDILADFRKGLFDALVGINLLREGLDIPEVSLVAILNADNEGFLRSETTLVQISGRAARNLCGEVVLFADRITGSMERAMAIMDARRAKQLEYNEKHGIKPESIKSRSMEFAELRTQAKRQGLAVLEPLPRGNMPKTSMMALASEIESRMKDAADNLNFELAMELRDRLFEIREMAGIKKSRHKL